The Dermacentor albipictus isolate Rhodes 1998 colony chromosome 2, USDA_Dalb.pri_finalv2, whole genome shotgun sequence genome has a segment encoding these proteins:
- the LOC135902691 gene encoding THAP domain-containing protein 11-like has product MDLPLPFGSSSVRGVKKKNKRRYCCVKDCHNCEGDDGIKFYRFPSRPWEVNRRLKWIVAVRRVNGDDLSHWSPNNNTRICSRHFVNEEKSNIENHPGYLPTIFPPVYKKRSTVPAAQISRFSRWMHRSAASATAAPCAAEVAEFDAEDASSSAISVAAEVTGDSIDAAAWDGLNVLCAAAEVHVAARSVETQTSETSSVTTRFSVFICCTEGNNLSTQITHHETRDCEVQHIPNVASKHSGPDHRTSYFAGHESVSRSTSALEDLCNVSQVVFAVLLSVFPVSTESRCDVSKEDRLLLFLMKLRLGISYSSLATLFSISVTST; this is encoded by the exons ATGGATTTACCGCTGCCTTTCGGCAGCTCCTCCGTGAGAGgtgtgaagaagaagaacaagcgcagatactgctgcgttaaggattgCCACAACTGTGAAGGTGATGACGGCATCAAATtttaccgcttcccttcaagacCGTGGGAAGTGAAcaggcggctgaagtggatcgtcgcggttcggCGCGTCAA CGGTGATGACCTCTCACATTGGAGCCCGAATAACAATACGAGAATTTGTTCGAGGCACTTCGTCAACGAAGAAAAAAGCAACATCGAGAATCATCCGGGTTACCTGCCAACAATATTCCCACCCGTCTACAAGAAGCGGTCCACGGTTCCTGCTGCACAGATTTCCAGGTTCAGCAG GTGGATGCACAGATCTGCGGCTTCAGCTACTGCAGCGCCTTGTGCGGCAGAAGTAGCAGAATTTGATGCTGAAGACGCCAGCAGCAGTGCCATCTCTGTAGCAGCCGAGGTGACTGGCGATTCTATAGATGCAGCAGCATGGGACGGCCTGAACGTGTTGTGTGCTGCTGCTGAGGTCCACGTAGCAGCCAGATCAGTG GAAACTCAAACATCGGAGACGAGCAGCGTGACCACAAGATTTTCAGTGTTTATTTGCTGCACTGAAGGCAACAACCTGTCAACGCAGATAACCCACCACGAGACACGCGACTGTGAAGTGCAACACATTCCGAACGTTGCCAGCAAGCACAGTGGTCCAGACCATCGGACAAGCTATTTTGCTGGCCACGaaagtgtttcaaggagtacaAGTGCTCTTGAAGACTTATGTAATGTAAGTCAGGTGGTGTTCGCCGTGCTCTTGAGCGTGTTTCCGGTCTCGACTGAGAGCAGATGTGACGTATCTAAAGAAGACCGACTGCTGCTGTTCCTGATGAAATTGAGACTTGGCATCAGCTATTCATCCCTGGCTACCCTGTTCAGCATTAGTGTAACATCAACCTGA